GCGGCGTGCAGGACCTCGCGGGCCTTGGTCTCGACGACGTGGGTGGGGGCGTAGAGGACGGCGGGGTCGAGGTTGCCCTGCAGGCCCTTGCCGGGGCCGACCCGGTTGGCGGCCTCGTCGAGCGGGACGCGCCAGTCGACGCCGACGATGTCCGCGCCGGCCTGGCCCATCAGGCCGAGGAGTTCGCCGGTGTTGACGCCGAAGTGGATCCGCGGGACGCCGTAGGGCTCGACCGCGTCGAAGACCTTCGCGCTGGCGGGCATCACCGAGCGGCGGTACTCGTCGGGGGCGAGCGCGCCCGCCCAGGAGTCGAAGAGCTGGACCGCCGAGGCGCCCGCCTCGATCTGGATCTTCAGGAAGGCGGAGGTGATCTGCGCGAGCCGGTCGACGAGTTCGGCCCACAGCTCGGGGGCGCCGTACATCATCGCCTTGGTGTTCTCGTACGACTTCGAGGGGCCGCCCTCGATCAGGTAGCTGGCCAGCGTGAACGGCGCGCCGGCGAAGCCGATCAGCGGGGTGGCGCCGAGTTCGGCGACCAGCAGGCCGACCGCCTCGGTGATGTAGGGCATGTCGTCGGGCTCGAGCGGGCGCAGCCGCTGGAGGTCGGCCGCGGTGCGGATCGGGTCGGCGATGACCGGGCCGATGCCGCCCTTGATCTCGACGTCGATGCCGACGGCCTTGAGCGGGACGACGATGTCGGAGAAGAAGATGGCCGCGTCCACCTTGTGCCGGCGCACCGGCTGCAGGGTGATCTCCTTGACCAGCTCGGGCTGCGTGCAGGCGTCGAGCATCGGGACGCCCTCGCGGACCTTCAGGTACTCGGGCAGCGAGCGGCCGGCCTGTCGCATGAACCAGACGGGGGTGTGCGGCACCGGCTCGTTGCGGGCGGCGCGCAGGAAGACGGAGTCGTACGCGGCGCCGCGGGGCCGCTGACCGGACTGGGCTGCGGGGGTCTCACTCACGGGTCACATCCTCGCACGCGGCCGGCGGGCCCCCGGCCCGCGCGGGCGGCCCGGCCAGGCAAAACGGACACCTCGGGCGGTGCCCGCCGGGGCGGCGCCCGCGGCCCGCTCGATTTCCGGGTTCTCGGCACGCCGGAGGCACGAAAGTGCTCGGATTGCGGGTCCGCGCCGCCTAGGCTTCCGGTCATGGCAGCGGTCGGCGGGCAATCCGCGCAGGGTGGAGGAACGGGCAGGGAGTCGGCGCCGATCGAGTTCCGCGACGCGGTCGAGGCGCTGACCGGGGCGCGGCTGCGCCCCGAGGTACGGCTGTCCCCGCAGCCCGCCCCCCGTCGGCTGGCCCCGTACTCCTTCGCGCTCTCCGCCTCGGTCGAGGTGGACGGCGAGGAGCTGGCGGACGGCACCCTGGTGCTGCTGCACGACCCGTCGGCGCCGGAGGCGTGGAACGGCGACTTCCGGGTGGTGACCATGACCCGGGCCGAGCTGGAGCCGGAGATGGCGGGCGACCCGGTGCTGTCCGAGGTCGGCTGGAGCTGGCTGCTGGACGCGCTGCAGGCGCACGCCGCCGGGTACGCCGAGCCGTCCGGCACGGTGACCAGGTGCCACTCGCAGTACTTCGGCGCGCTGGCCGAGCGCGGCTCGTCCACCGAGATCGAGCTGCGGGCGTCCTGGACGCCGGCCGACCGCCGGTTCGAGCGGCACCTGGCCGCGTGGGCCGACCTGCTGTGCGGGTGCGCGGGGCTGCCGCCGTCCGCGCCGGCCCAGCTGCCGGCCGACGGGCCGGGCGCGCTGGGCGGGGTGGTGCCGATGCCGGCCCGCCGCCGGCCGCGCAATTCGCACTGACCTCCCGTCAGCCGTCCCGGGCGCTCCCGGGGCGGGTCCGCAGACACCTCAGGGGGACAACCCCGCGCTCCGGGCCCGGTGCCACCCGCAGGGCTGACGGAGTGTGACTTCGCGCGCGCTCCTGGTCAATTACCTGCGCGTTTGCGATCGCCGTGGCGTCGTTCCCGATCGAATGTGTGCGATTTCCAGGCATGTCGTACCGGTCATCTGCGCGATTTGTCCGTATTGTTACTCACCAGATCGTGATCACCCGCTAAAGCCGGGCACGGTTGATGCCGAAGGTGTCAGTGACCCTTTCCAGCCGCGGAACGCTCCGACCGCCCCCTCGGGGTTCGTCCGCCACTCCCCCCGGAGGCCTCAGGTGTCGGTCCTTCTCGAGCACCCCGCAAACGTGGTCGCCTACCGTCCGACGAAGCCCACCGCCATGGTGGTCATCGCAGATCCCCGGGTCCGGAACACGGTGACCCGGCACCTATGGGCGCTCGGTGTCCGCGACGTCATCGAGGTCTCCTCGATCGCCGAGGCCCGGCCCCGGGTCTCCACCCCGCGCGACATCTGCATCGCCGACGTGCACCTGCCCGACGGCTCCGGCCTGACCGTGCTGGCCGAGACCCGCGCCGCGGGCTGGCCCAACGGCCTGGCGCTGTCCGCCGCCGACGACATCGGCGCGGTCCGCTCGGCGCTGGCCGGCGGCGTCAAGGGCTACGTGGTGACCGGCACCCGGACCAACATGCCGATGCCCGGCCGCCCCGGCCTGCCGATCGGCGCCGGCCTGGCCGGCCGGATGCGCCGCCCCGGCATCCCCGGCCACCACCACCCCGGTGCGCCCGGCCACCACGGCGCCCCCGGCCAGCCCGGTGCCGCCCCCGGCGCCCCGGGTGCGCCCGGCGCCCAGCCGTCCGCCTACCGCGAGCTGTCCGGCCGCGAGGTGGAGGTGCTGCGGCTGGTCGCCGAGGGCCAGTCGAACAAGGCGATCGGCGTGGCGATGGGCCTCTCGGCGCTGACGGTGAAGAGCCACCTGGCGCGGATCGCCCGCAAGCTGGGCACCGGCGACCGGGCCGGCATGGTCGCGGTGGCGCTGCGCACCGGCATCATTCACTGACCCGCATCGTCCCTGGTGGCGGCCCGGAGGAACGTTTCCTCCGGGCCGCCGTCGTGCGTCCTCCCCGCCCCGCGCCCGGGTCGCCGCCCCGCCCTGACGGGACGTCAGCGCACCGGCGGCGACCCGGCAGCGGCCCCGCGGCGCCCCGCCGGGCCGGGAGCGGGGCGGCCCGCCGCCCCCGGTTGGCATATGTCCGAACGCGGTCCGACCAGTCAGACAACACTCCCGGCGGCGACACACGACGTACCCTTGGGGGGTGACCGACGCCGTAGCCTCCATCCCCGAAGAGACCGCCCCGGTACCGCTCCTCGAGCCCAGGGACGGACTCCCACCGGTGGTGGCGGACGAAGCGGCCCTCGCCGCCGTCGTCGAGGGCTTCCGCGGCGGCACCGGGCCGGTCGCCGTCGACGCCGAGCGGGCCTCCGGCTACCGCTACGGCCAGCGCGCCTACCTGATCCAGCTGCGCCGCCAGGGCGCGGGCACCGCGCTGATCGACCCGATCGCCTGCCCCGACCTGACCGGCCTGAACGCCGCGCTCGCCGACGCCGAGTGGGTCGTGCACGCCGCCACCCAGGACCTGCCCTGCCTGTTCGAGGTGGGCATGCACCCCGGTGTGCTGTTCGACACCGAGCTGGCCGGCCGGCTCGCCGGGTTCCCCAGGGTCGGCCTCGGCCCGATGACCGAGAACGTGCTGGGTCTGTCGCTGGCCAAGGAGCACTCCGCGGTCGACTGGTCCACCCGCCCGCTGCCCGAACCCTGGCTGCGCTACGCCGCGCTGGACGTCGAGGTGCTGGTCGACCTGCGGGACGCGCTGGAGGCCGAGCTCGACCGGCAGGGCAAACTCGACTGGGCGCACCAGGAGTTCGCCGCGCTGGCCGCCGCTCCCCCGCCCTCCCCCCGGGTCGACCCGTGGCGGCGCACCTCCCAGCTGCACAAGGTCCGCCGCCGCCGGCAGCTGGCCGTGGTCCGCGAGCTGTGGCTCGCCCGGGACCGGATCGCCCGTGAGCGGGACGTCTCCCCCGGCCGGGTGCTGGCCGACGCCGCCATCGTGAACGCCGCGCTCGCCATGCCCGCCAACGCGCCCGCGCTGATCGCCGTGCAGGGCTTCGGCCCCCGGGTGAACCGCCGCCAGCTCGAGCAGTGGCTGACCGCGATCGAGCGCGCCCGCGAGCTGCCCGAGTCCGCGCTGCCGCCGGCCACCGCCCCGCACGACGGGCCGCCGCCGCCGCGCGCCTGGGCCGAGAAGGACCCGGTCGCCGCGGCCCGGCTCAGCGGCGCCCGGGCCGCCGTCACCGCGCTCGCCGAGCAGCACCACCTGCCCGCGGAGAACCTGATCACCCCCGACCTGGTCCGCCGGGTCTCCTGGGAGCCCCCGGCCCACCCGGACGCCGACGCGGTCGCCGCGGCCCTGCGCGCCATGGGGGCCCGGGCCTGGCAGACCGAGCTGGTCGCGCCCGTCATGGCGACGGCGTTCCGGACGGCGGCGGAGGGCTAGGACGGGCCGGGGACGGGCCGGGCGGCGTGACCGCCCTCACGGTCCTTGCCCGGCGTTGTTACTCGCGGGTAGATTGGTGAGCGCAGCAGCGCCGATCCTGGGCGCGCTCATCGTCATGTCCCCCTGGGAGGAGAGCCCCCGTGCCTCGTACCGCGAGGGACGTCGTCTTCGTCGACGGCGTCCGCACCCCGTTCGGCAAGGCCGGCCCGAAGGGCATCTACCACGAGACCCGCGCCGACGACCTGGTCGTCAAGTGCATCCGTGAACTGGTGCGCCGCAACCCGAGCCTGCCCGTCGAGCGGATCGACGAGGTCGCCGTCGCCGCGACCACCCAGATCGGTGACCAGGGGCTGACCATCGGCCGCACCGCCGCGCTGCTCTCCGGCCTGCCGAAGTCGGTGCCGGGCTACGCGATCGACCGGATGTGCGCCGGTGCGATGACCGCCGTCACCACCACCGCGGGCGGCATCGCCTTCGGCGCGTACGACGTCGTGGTGGCCGGCGGTGTCGAGCACATGGGGCGGCACCCGATGGGCGAGGGCGTGGACCCGAACCCGCGGTTCGTCTCGGAGAAGCTGGTCGACGAGTCCGCCCTGTTCATGGGCATGACGGCGGAGAACCTGCACGACCGCTTCCCGCACATCACCAAGGAGCGCTGCGACGCGTTCGCGGTCCGCTCGCAGGAGAAGGCCGCCAAGGCGTACGCCAACGGCGACATCCAGCCGGACCTGGTGCCGATCGCGGTCCGCAACACCAACCCCGAGGTCGGCGAGACCGGTTGGGGCCTGGCCACGGTGGACGAGCCGATGCGCCCGGGCACCACGATGGAGTCGCTGGCGGGCCTGAAGACCCCGTTCCGCCCGCACGGCAACGTGACCGCGGGCAACGCGGCCGGCCTGAACGACGGCGCCACCGCCTCGCTGCTGGCCGCCGAGGACGTGGCCCGCGAGCTGGGCCTGCCGGTCAAGATGCGCCTGGTCAGCTACGCGTTCGCGGGCGTCGAGCCCGAGGTGATGGGCATCGGCCCCGTCCCGGCGACCGAGAAGGCGCTGGCCAAGGCCGGCCTGACCATCGAGGACATCGGCGCGTTCGAGGTCAACGAGGCCTTCGCCGTGCAGGTGCTGGCGTTCCTGGACCACTACGGCATCGCGGACGACGACGAGCGGGTCAACCCGTACGGCGGCGCGATCGCGTTCGGCCACCCGCTGGCCTCCTCGGGCGTGCGCCTGATGACCCAGCTGGCCCGCCGCTTCGAGCAGCGTCCGGACGTCCGCTACGGCATCACCACCATGTGCATCGGCTTCGGCATGGGCGGCACCGTCATCTGGGAGAACCCCCACTTCGAGGGTGGTAAGTGACCATGAGCACCACTGAACTGCTGCAGCGCGCCGCCGGGCTGTTCCCCGGCGAGGTCGTCACCACCGCGCACGTGCGCCACCTGGACCTGCCGCTGCGGGCCGGCAAGCTGGCCCTGATCACCCTGGACAACGGCTTCGACCACACCAAGCCGACCACCTTCGGCCCGGGCTCGCTGGCCAAGCTGTCCGAGGCGCTGGACCAGGTCGAGGCGGAGGCCGCCGCGGGCAAGGTGGTCGCGGTCGCCGTCACCGGCAAGCCGTTCATCTTCGCGGTCGGCGCCGACCTCAAGGGCGTCGAGCTGCTCAAGGAGCACTCCGACGCGCTGGCCATCGGCAAGGGCGGCCACGACGTCTTCAAGCGGATCGCCGCGCTGCCCGTCCCGTCCTTCGCGTTCTACAACGGCGCGGCGATGGGCGGCGGCGTCGAGGTCGGCCTGCACTGCACCTACCGCACCGTCAGCGCGGGCGTCCCGGCGTTCTCGCTGCCCGAGGTCTTCCTCGGCCTGGTGCCCGGCTGGGGCGGCTGCACCCTGCTGCCGAACCTGATCGGCCCCGCCAAGGCGGTCAAGGTCATCATCGAGAACTCGATGGCCCAGAACAAGCAGCTCAGGGGCAAGGACGTCTTCGAGCTCGGCATCGCGGACGCGATCTTCGAGCCGGCCGACTTCCTCGAGCAGTCGCTGCTGTGGACCGCCAAGGTGCTCACCGGCGACGTGGTCGTCGAGCGCGAGGAGTTCGACCGCGGCAAGGCGTGGGACGACGCCGTGCTGTGGGGCCGCTGGGTCGCCGACGCCAAGGTGCACGGCGCCGCCCCGGCCGCCTACAAGGCGCTGGACATCATCCAGCAGGTCAAGGACGGCGACCTGCAGGCCGGCTTCGACGCCGAGGACGCGGCGCTCGCCGACCTGATCATGAGCGGCGAGCTGCGCTCCGGGATCTACGCCTTCAACCTGGTGCAGCGCCGCGCCAAGCGGCCGTTCGGCGCACCGGACAAGTCGCTGGCCCGCCCGGTCTCCAAGGTCGGCGTGGTCGGCGCCGGCCTGATGGCCTCCCAGCTGGCGCTGCTGTTCGCCCGCCGGCTGGAGGTGCCGGTGGTGCTCACCGACATCGACCAGGCCCGGATCGACAAGGGCGTGGGCTACGTCCACGGCGAGATCGACAAGCTGCTCGACAAGGGTCGGATCGGCAAGGACAAGGCCAACAAGCTCAAGGGCCTGGTCTCCGGGCACCTCGACAAGGCCGTCGCGTTCGGCGACGCGGACTTCGTGATCGAGGCCGTGTTCGAGGAGATGGGCGTCAAGCAGAAGGTGTTCGCGGAGCTGGAGGCGGTGGTCTCGCCGACCGCCGTGCTGGCCACCAACACCTCCTCGCTGTCGGTCACCGAGATGGCCTCCAAGCTCCAGCACCCGGAGCGCGTGGTCGGCTTCCACTTCTTCAACCCGGTCGCCATCCTGCCGCTGCTGGAGATCGTCCGGGCCGAGCAGACCGACGACGCCTCGCTGGCCACCGCGTTCGGGGTCGCCAAGAAGCTGAAGAAGACCGCGGTGCTCACCAAGGACGCCCCGGCGTTCGTGGTCAACCGCATCCTGACCCGCTTCATGGGCGAGATCCAGAACATCATCGACGAGGGCACCCCGTTCGAGACCGTCGAGGCCGCGGTGAAGCCGCTCGGCCTGCCGATGTCCCCGATCGCCCTGCTCGAACTGGTCGGCCCGGCCATCGCCCTGCACGTCTCCGAGACCCTGCACGGCGCGTTCCCGGAGCGGTTCTCCGTCTCCGCGAACCTCGGCAAGGTCGTCGAGGCCGGCAAGCGCGGCTTCTACGTCTGGCAGGACGGCGCGCAGGTCCTCGACCCCGAGGTGCTGGCGCTGCTCTCCTTCGGCGACAGCGTCCTCACCGAGGAGCAGGTGCGCGCCCGCGCGCTGGAGGCCGTCGCCCAGGAGATCGGCCTGATGCTGGACGAGGGCGTGGTCGGCGAGGCCCAGGACATCGACCTCTGCATGATCACCGGGGCCGGCTGGCCCTTCCACCTCGGCGGCATCACCCCGTACCTCGACCGCGAGGGCGTCTCCGAGCGCGTCAACGGCAAGAAGTTCCTGGCCCCCGGCCTGGCTTCGGTCCCCGCCTGACGCAGCAGCGCACGGCCGCCGGGCGGCGCCCCCTTCCACCGGGGGTGCCGCCCGGCGGCCTTTCTGTATGCTGCCGGTCTTTCCGGATGCAGGGGGGCGTGGGGCGCGTGCTGGTGCTGGTGCACGGCGGGCTGTGGGACGAGGCGGTGGACGCGGCGGCGTTCTGGGAGCGGCCCGGGGTGGTCGACGGCCTGCGCGCGGCCGGGGCCGCCGTGCTGGCGCCCGACCGGGCGATGCGGGCCGGGAGCTGGGCGGCCGAGGCGGAGCACCTCGCGGCGGCCCTGCCGGCCGGGCCGCCGGTCGTCCTGGTCGGCGGCTCCAACGGCTGCTCGGCGGCCCTCCGGCTGGCCCTGGCCGCGCCGGACCGGGTCCGGGCCCTGGTGCTGGCCTGGCCCGCCACGGCGGGCGACGAGCGGCTGGACGGGCGGATCCGGGCGGCCGCGCCGGAGGCGGCCGGGCTGCTGGCGGGCGGGACGCTGCGCGGCGCCGCCGACGCCGAACTCGCCGGGCTGCGGCTGCCGGTGGCGGTCCTCCCCGCCGTCCCGGAGAACCCCGTCCACCGGCGCCGCACGGCGGACGCGCTGCTGGCGCTGGTCCCCGGCGCGGTGGAGCTGCCGGGGTGCCCGGAGCCGCCGCACCCGGCCTTCCGGCCGGAGCCGCTGGTCGCCGCGCTCGTCGGCTTCGCCGGGTAGTCCGCGGCCTCGCCGCGCGCTCCGGGCGGCGGGGCCCTCCTGGCGGGGCCCTCGTGGCGGGGACGCGAGGTGGCCGGGGGCACCGGCGGCGGGGCGCTACTTCTTCTTGAGGCGGTAGATCACCGTGTCGCCCGTGACGCCGACGACCTCGTAGTAGGTGTTGAGCAGGCTGGCGATGCGCGGGACCTTGTCCGGCTGGTAGGGGGCGGTGCCGGAGTCGTCGACGAAGACCTCGGGGAGGCCGTTGGCGGAGATCTCGTTGTCGAAGGTCTGCCAGGCGTCGGAGACGGAGTACTGCTCGCCGACCTTCTCGGCGCCCTTGCCGCCGCTGAAGTTGGTGAGGAAGCCCGCGGTGAGGTAGCGGCTGGCGGGGCGGCGGTCGGCGAGCCAGTAGAGCTCGGGGTGCATGCCCCAGACCAGGACGGTGTCCTTGGGGGTGGTCTGGGCGGCGACGGCGGTGGCGACCTCGGTGGTCTGGGTGAGGCGCTGGCCGGGCCAGAAGACCGCGAGGGCGCAGAAGACGCTGCTGGCGAGGGCGGAGTAGGCGACCACGGGGCGCCAGGGCACGGCGGAGGTGGCGACCGCGCCGACGCCGAGCAGGACCAGCGGGGGCATCAGCTGGAGGTAGTAGTGGCCGAAGAAGTGGAAGCCGACCGAGACGGCGACCGCGGAGGAGAGCAGCCAGACCCAGAGGTCGGCGGTGGAGCCGCGCTCGGGGCCGCGGGCGGGGACGGGTCTGCGGCGGCGGCGCAGCCACAGGCGGTGGGCGTAGGGCAGCAGGAAGGCGAGCCCGGCGCTCAGCAGGATCGCCGAGTTGCCGAGGGCGCGGCCGAGCATCTGCGGCCAGTTGGAGCCGAGCACGGCGTAGTCGCCGGAGCCGGTGACGACCCAGAACAGGAAGCCCTTGGGCTTGGTGAGGATGGCGGCGACCAGCGCTATCGGCAGGGCGAAGCCGAAGCCGATCTTGGCGAGGGCCGGCGGCCAGGGGACGCCGCGGCGGCGGGTGTCCTGGAGCAGCATCCAGAGCACCGGGAGCATCACGGCGCCGCCGGTCTGCTTGGTGAGCGAGCAGAGGGCGACGGCGATGCCGGCGGCCAGCCAGCGGCGGCGCTCCGCGTAGCGGAAGGCCAGCACCATGGCGGGCAGCATGAAGACTTCGAAGGTGGCGGCCTGGGTGTCCTCCGGGGAGAGCCCGATGGACACCAGCAGGTAGAAGGCGCCGGCGTAGCGGCCGGCCCGGTCGCCCCAGCGGCCGCGGGCGATGGAGGCGAGCAGGACGGCGGTGGCCAGGTGGGCGCCGATCGCCAGGGCGCGCAGCGGCCAGAGCGAGACCGAGCCGAAGAGCGCGAAGCAGGCCTCGTACAGCCAGGGCAGCAGCGGGGGCTTGCGGTCGACGACGGTGTCGTAGAGGACGCCGCCGTCGGCGAGCATCCGGGCCTGGGTGGCCAGGTAGCCCTCGTCGGGGCTCCACACCGGGCGGAGGAAGGAGGGGACGTGGGTGGCGGTGGCCAGGACCGCGAGCAGCGGGACCAGTCTGGTCCAGTACCCGGCCCGGACGTGCCCGCGGAGGCGGTCGGCGAGGGCGCGGGGGCTGCTCGTGGCGGTGTTGGGCACGGGTGACAACCTACCGGGCGCGAACGGGCGGAGGAGTGCCAGCCCAGGAATGAGTGTGACGGTCCGACAATAGCCGCACCGCCGGGAGCCGTCGGTGCGGCTCCCGGGCGGTGCGTCCACGGAGGTTCCGGAGGGTCAGCTCCGGGCGAAGGAACGGGCGCTGACCAGTGCTTCGATCTTCGCGGCGACGGCCGGGCCGGTGAGCCCGATCTCCGCCATGATCTCGGCCCGCGAGGCGTGGTCGAGGAACTCCTGCGGGATGCCGAAGTCCCGCAGCGGGACGTCCACGTCGGCGTCGCGCAGCGCCTGGGCGACCGCGGAGCCGACGCCGCCGGCCCGGCCGTTGTCCTCGACGGTGACCACCAGGCGGTGCTGGGCGGCCAGGCCGGGCAGCGCGGCGTCCACCGGCTTGACCCAGCGCGGGTCGACCACGGTGCTGGTGATGCCGCGCTCGGCGAGCAGCGCGGCGGCCTCCAGGCAGAGCGGGGCCATCGCGCCGATCGAGACGATCAGCACGTCGGCGGCCTCGTCCGCGGAGCCGTCCGCGGGGCGGTGCAGCACGTCCATGCCGCCGACCTGGCCGACGGCGGGCACCGCCGGGCCGACGCTGCCCTTGGAGTAGCGGACCACGGTGGGGGCGTCGTCGACCTCGACGGCCTCGCGCAGCTGCAGCCGGACCTGCTCGGCGTCGCGCGGGGCGGCCAGCCGCAGGCCGGGGACGACCTGCAGGATCGACATGTCCCACATGCCGTTGTGCGAGGCGCCGTCGGTGCCGGTGACGCCGGCCCGGTCGAGCACGAAGGTGACGCCGAGCCTGTGCAGGGCGACGTCCATCAGCACCTGGTCGAAGGCCCGGTTCAGGAAGGTCGCGTAGACCGCGACCACCGGGTGCAGGCCGTTGGTGGCCAGGCCGGCCGCGCAGACCGCGGCGTGCTGCTCGGCGATGCCGACGTCGAAGATCCGCTCCGGGTACGCCTTGGCGAACGGGGCCAGGCCGACGGGGTGCAGCATCGCGGCGGTGATCGCCACGATGTCGCGGCGCTCGCGGCCGAGCGCGACCATCTCCTCGCCGAACACCGACGTCCAGTCCTTGCCGGCGGTCTTCACCGGCAGGCCGGTGTCGGGGTGGATCACGCCGACCGCGTGGAAGCGGTCCTCGTCGTTGTTCTCGGCGGCGTGGTAGCCGCGGCCCTTCTCGGTGATGCAGTGCACGATGACCGGGCCGCCGAAGCCGCGCGCCTTGGTGAAGGCGGACTCCAGGGCCTGCAGGTCGTGGCCGTCGATCGGGCCGATGTACTTGAGGCCGAGGTCCTCGAACATGCCCTGCGGGGCGATGAAGTCCTTCAGGCCCTTCTTGGCGCCGTGCAGGGTGTCGAACATCGCCTGGCCGACCACCGGGGTGCGCTGCAGCGCGTCCTTGCCCCAGGACAGGAAGCGCTCGTAGCCCTGGGTGGTGCGCAGCGTGGAGAGGTGGTTGGCGAGGCCGCCGATGGTCGGCGAGTAGGACCGCTCGTTGTCGTTGACCACGATGACGACCGGCAGGTCGCGGCTGTC
Above is a genomic segment from Kitasatospora cineracea containing:
- the hemE gene encoding uroporphyrinogen decarboxylase, whose product is MSETPAAQSGQRPRGAAYDSVFLRAARNEPVPHTPVWFMRQAGRSLPEYLKVREGVPMLDACTQPELVKEITLQPVRRHKVDAAIFFSDIVVPLKAVGIDVEIKGGIGPVIADPIRTAADLQRLRPLEPDDMPYITEAVGLLVAELGATPLIGFAGAPFTLASYLIEGGPSKSYENTKAMMYGAPELWAELVDRLAQITSAFLKIQIEAGASAVQLFDSWAGALAPDEYRRSVMPASAKVFDAVEPYGVPRIHFGVNTGELLGLMGQAGADIVGVDWRVPLDEAANRVGPGKGLQGNLDPAVLYAPTHVVETKAREVLHAAQALGGSHHIFNLGHGVMPTMDPDALTRLVAFVHEASAR
- a CDS encoding DUF3000 domain-containing protein, which translates into the protein MAAVGGQSAQGGGTGRESAPIEFRDAVEALTGARLRPEVRLSPQPAPRRLAPYSFALSASVEVDGEELADGTLVLLHDPSAPEAWNGDFRVVTMTRAELEPEMAGDPVLSEVGWSWLLDALQAHAAGYAEPSGTVTRCHSQYFGALAERGSSTEIELRASWTPADRRFERHLAAWADLLCGCAGLPPSAPAQLPADGPGALGGVVPMPARRRPRNSH
- a CDS encoding response regulator transcription factor translates to MSVLLEHPANVVAYRPTKPTAMVVIADPRVRNTVTRHLWALGVRDVIEVSSIAEARPRVSTPRDICIADVHLPDGSGLTVLAETRAAGWPNGLALSAADDIGAVRSALAGGVKGYVVTGTRTNMPMPGRPGLPIGAGLAGRMRRPGIPGHHHPGAPGHHGAPGQPGAAPGAPGAPGAQPSAYRELSGREVEVLRLVAEGQSNKAIGVAMGLSALTVKSHLARIARKLGTGDRAGMVAVALRTGIIH
- a CDS encoding HRDC domain-containing protein encodes the protein MTDAVASIPEETAPVPLLEPRDGLPPVVADEAALAAVVEGFRGGTGPVAVDAERASGYRYGQRAYLIQLRRQGAGTALIDPIACPDLTGLNAALADAEWVVHAATQDLPCLFEVGMHPGVLFDTELAGRLAGFPRVGLGPMTENVLGLSLAKEHSAVDWSTRPLPEPWLRYAALDVEVLVDLRDALEAELDRQGKLDWAHQEFAALAAAPPPSPRVDPWRRTSQLHKVRRRRQLAVVRELWLARDRIARERDVSPGRVLADAAIVNAALAMPANAPALIAVQGFGPRVNRRQLEQWLTAIERARELPESALPPATAPHDGPPPPRAWAEKDPVAAARLSGARAAVTALAEQHHLPAENLITPDLVRRVSWEPPAHPDADAVAAALRAMGARAWQTELVAPVMATAFRTAAEG
- a CDS encoding thiolase family protein, whose protein sequence is MPRTARDVVFVDGVRTPFGKAGPKGIYHETRADDLVVKCIRELVRRNPSLPVERIDEVAVAATTQIGDQGLTIGRTAALLSGLPKSVPGYAIDRMCAGAMTAVTTTAGGIAFGAYDVVVAGGVEHMGRHPMGEGVDPNPRFVSEKLVDESALFMGMTAENLHDRFPHITKERCDAFAVRSQEKAAKAYANGDIQPDLVPIAVRNTNPEVGETGWGLATVDEPMRPGTTMESLAGLKTPFRPHGNVTAGNAAGLNDGATASLLAAEDVARELGLPVKMRLVSYAFAGVEPEVMGIGPVPATEKALAKAGLTIEDIGAFEVNEAFAVQVLAFLDHYGIADDDERVNPYGGAIAFGHPLASSGVRLMTQLARRFEQRPDVRYGITTMCIGFGMGGTVIWENPHFEGGK
- a CDS encoding 3-hydroxyacyl-CoA dehydrogenase NAD-binding domain-containing protein, which translates into the protein MSTTELLQRAAGLFPGEVVTTAHVRHLDLPLRAGKLALITLDNGFDHTKPTTFGPGSLAKLSEALDQVEAEAAAGKVVAVAVTGKPFIFAVGADLKGVELLKEHSDALAIGKGGHDVFKRIAALPVPSFAFYNGAAMGGGVEVGLHCTYRTVSAGVPAFSLPEVFLGLVPGWGGCTLLPNLIGPAKAVKVIIENSMAQNKQLRGKDVFELGIADAIFEPADFLEQSLLWTAKVLTGDVVVEREEFDRGKAWDDAVLWGRWVADAKVHGAAPAAYKALDIIQQVKDGDLQAGFDAEDAALADLIMSGELRSGIYAFNLVQRRAKRPFGAPDKSLARPVSKVGVVGAGLMASQLALLFARRLEVPVVLTDIDQARIDKGVGYVHGEIDKLLDKGRIGKDKANKLKGLVSGHLDKAVAFGDADFVIEAVFEEMGVKQKVFAELEAVVSPTAVLATNTSSLSVTEMASKLQHPERVVGFHFFNPVAILPLLEIVRAEQTDDASLATAFGVAKKLKKTAVLTKDAPAFVVNRILTRFMGEIQNIIDEGTPFETVEAAVKPLGLPMSPIALLELVGPAIALHVSETLHGAFPERFSVSANLGKVVEAGKRGFYVWQDGAQVLDPEVLALLSFGDSVLTEEQVRARALEAVAQEIGLMLDEGVVGEAQDIDLCMITGAGWPFHLGGITPYLDREGVSERVNGKKFLAPGLASVPA
- a CDS encoding alpha/beta fold hydrolase yields the protein MGRVLVLVHGGLWDEAVDAAAFWERPGVVDGLRAAGAAVLAPDRAMRAGSWAAEAEHLAAALPAGPPVVLVGGSNGCSAALRLALAAPDRVRALVLAWPATAGDERLDGRIRAAAPEAAGLLAGGTLRGAADAELAGLRLPVAVLPAVPENPVHRRRTADALLALVPGAVELPGCPEPPHPAFRPEPLVAALVGFAG
- a CDS encoding ArnT family glycosyltransferase — encoded protein: MPNTATSSPRALADRLRGHVRAGYWTRLVPLLAVLATATHVPSFLRPVWSPDEGYLATQARMLADGGVLYDTVVDRKPPLLPWLYEACFALFGSVSLWPLRALAIGAHLATAVLLASIARGRWGDRAGRYAGAFYLLVSIGLSPEDTQAATFEVFMLPAMVLAFRYAERRRWLAAGIAVALCSLTKQTGGAVMLPVLWMLLQDTRRRGVPWPPALAKIGFGFALPIALVAAILTKPKGFLFWVVTGSGDYAVLGSNWPQMLGRALGNSAILLSAGLAFLLPYAHRLWLRRRRRPVPARGPERGSTADLWVWLLSSAVAVSVGFHFFGHYYLQLMPPLVLLGVGAVATSAVPWRPVVAYSALASSVFCALAVFWPGQRLTQTTEVATAVAAQTTPKDTVLVWGMHPELYWLADRRPASRYLTAGFLTNFSGGKGAEKVGEQYSVSDAWQTFDNEISANGLPEVFVDDSGTAPYQPDKVPRIASLLNTYYEVVGVTGDTVIYRLKKK